In Pyrus communis chromosome 1, drPyrComm1.1, whole genome shotgun sequence, the following are encoded in one genomic region:
- the LOC137736894 gene encoding ribonuclease III domain-containing protein RNC1, chloroplastic yields the protein MELSSSFTQVSNLSAYHNYSFTSSFSQFPTQICLKTPKFPNRRSQNLHVVAVAVDPQQELPQNSPQRLLKELSERKRATSPKKKVPPKRFILRPPLDDKRLAQRFLNSPQLSLKSFPLLSSCLPSSRLNNADKAWIEEYLLEAKQALGYPLEPSDRFEDDNPAKQFDTLLYMAFQHPSCERTNARHVRSAHSRLWFLGQYVLELGLAEFFLQRYPRESPGPMRERVFGLIGKRNLPRWIRAASLQNLVFPFDDMDKLQRKDREPPVKSVFWALFGAIYLCFGMPEVYRVLFEVFGMDPEDETCQPKLRRQLEDVDYVSVEFEGNKLSWQDVAGYRASFFLCIPPEDALFAHPRLFRACVPPGMHRFRGNVWDYESRPKVMRTLGYPLALTDRIPDITAARNIELGLGLQLSFLHPSKHKFEHPRFCYERLEYVGQKIQDLVMAERLLMKHLDAPGKWLAERHRRVLMNKFCGRYLREKRLHQFIIFSDQVQDAYEHNRRLRNPATTAVQQAIHGLAYTIYGKPDVRRLMFEVFDFEQTQPKAVTV from the exons ATGGAGCTCTCTTCTTCTTTCACACAAGTCTCCAACCTATCCGCTTACCATAACTACTCCTTCACCTCCTCCTTCTCGCAGTTCCCAACCCAAATCTGCCTCAAAACCCCCAAGTTCCCAAACCGAAGATCGCAAAATCTCCACGTCGTCGCCGTCGCCGTCGACCCACAACAGGAACTCCCCCAAAACAGCCCCCAGCGGCTCCTCAAAGAGCTCTCAGAGCGCAAAAGGGCGACTTCTCCGAAGAAGAAGGTGCCGCCGAAGCGGTTCATACTCCGGCCGCCGTTGGACGACAAGAGATTAGCGCAGAGGTTTCTGAACAGCCCACAATTGTCGCTAAAGTCGTTCCCTTTACTCAGTTCCTGCTTGCCCTCTTCGCGGCTCAACAATGCCGACAAGGCGTGGATAGAGGAGTACTTGCTGGAGGCCAAGCAAGCTCTTGGGTACCCGCTGGAGCCTTCGGATAGGTTCGAGGACGACAACCCAGCAAAGCAATTCGACACTTTGCTGTACATGGCGTTTCAGCATCCCTCCTGTGAGAGGACCAATGCCCGGCACGTCCGGTCCGCGCATTCGAGGCTGTGGTTTTTGGGGCAGTATGTGCTGGAATTGGGTTTGGCTGAGTTTTTCCTGCAGAGGTATCCAAGGGAGTCGCCGGGTCCAATGAGGGAGAGGGTGTTTGGGTTGATTGGGAAGAGGAACTTGCCCAGGTGGATTAGAGCTGCTAGCTTGCAGAACCTGGTGTTTCCTTTTgatgatatggataagttgCAGAGGAAGGACCGAGAGCCACCTGTGAA GTCTGTATTCTGGGCTTTGTTTGGGgcaatatatttgtgttttggtATGCCAGAAGTATATCGTGTTCTTTTCGAAGTATTTGGAATGGACCCAGAAGATGAGACCTGCCAGCCAAAACTACGGAGACAACTTGAAGACGTAGATTATGTTTCTGTAGAATTTGAAGGCAACAAACTCAGCTGGCAGGATGTTGCGGGTTACAGGGCaagtttttttttgtgcatT CCCCCAGAAGATGCGCTTTTTGCACATCCAAGGCTCTTCAGGGCTTGTGTTCCACCCGGTATGCATCGGTTCAGGGGAAATGTATGGGATTATGAGAGCCGACCTAAAGTCATGCGGACATTGGGATATCCCTTAGCATTGACTGATAGAATTCCAGACATTACTGCAGCTAGGAACATCGAACTTGGACTTGGGCTACAG CTTTCTTTCTTGCATCCATCGAAGCACAAATTTGAGCATCCTCGATTTTGTTACGAGCGTTTAGAATATGTTGGCCAAAAGATCCAG GACCTTGTGATGGCAGAAAGGTTGCTGATGAAACATTTAGATGCTCCTGGAAAGTGGTTAGCAGAGAGACATCGCCGTGTTCTCATGAACAAATTCTGCGGGAGATATTTGAGAGAGAAGCGTCTCCACCAGTTTATCATCTTCTCCGACCAAGTTCAGGATGCATATGAGCACAACCGAAGATTAAGAAATCCAGCCACAACCGCTGTTCAACAAGCCATTCATGGTCTCGCATACACAATATACGGGAAGCCAGATGTAAGACGCCTCATGTTTGAGGTTTTCGATTTTGAGCAAACCCAACCTAAAGCTGTGACTGTGTGA